Below is a genomic region from Patagioenas fasciata isolate bPatFas1 chromosome 5, bPatFas1.hap1, whole genome shotgun sequence.
CCAGTTCAAACCATCTCCATTCCCAGTTTGACAGTGACTCCCTGAGTAACTGTCCCGGTACGGCCCAGGGGACCTGAGAAGCAAGTTGCGGCATTTGGATTTCACTCGGGGAAACTGGCTGCTTGTAATTTAAGGGCTGCACTGTGTTGAGTTGCAGGTACCAACCTTTTCTGTTGAAAGATGAGATTCAAACAAAATCAACATTCAGTTCCTAAAtgtacagaaagaaagaaagaagtcaaATGCTTGTGAATTAATTCCCTTTCGGTAATTCATTCCAGCCAGACTTCACCTGAAAAAAACAGCATCCTTGGCCTCCTTTATGATGTATTTAACAGCAGGGGTCTGTCAGAGGTAATGCACTCTGTTTTCAGACAGGATACCATGTGTCACTGTGGCTGATTCTTCATTAAGGGAACTGGCTGCCCTGTGTGACTGCAACCTGCTGTATTGGGGTAACAGTCAGCTAAATTTGGGGCTCAAAGGGAATGCCATTTAAGTACATTAAAATGCAGCAAGAAGTCAATATTACCATCTCTCCCCAAAGTGGGAAGTTAGTCCCACTTTGCGTAAATGTAAGATTTAAATGTGATATCAGGGATGCAAAGCTAAAAAATGGTACTGCATTGCCTAAGGTATCTAAATACAACATATGGTAAATAGGGCTGTACAGATACAAGCCCATTTAAAATCCTTTTTGGCAGCAAGACTCAATTGTCATGTTTCGTTAGGTCTGTTTTTTGAAGCAAAGGCAGAGCTTACGCACACATGCAGTGCAACAAAGGATTTCCTACTATGCCCCAGGAAAACTGACAAACCAAACTATTCTCTAATTGAGTTGTGTTCCACTGTACTGAAAAATGTGGTCTTTTTAGCAAACAGCTTTATAAGCTAATTAAAGAGCATCTTAGGCTATCATAGCTTGTTTTTAAGAATAATGTTACACAACCATGTTTGCAGTTTTAGCTGGGTGTTACAGTGTCCATCCATAGCAATAGCAAATCATGACATAATAATTTTGAGTGGTCTAGATATTTTGATGAGAAAGTCATACCAAAAAGCTGTCAAGAGAGCTGGTAGATCTCAGTTCAAACTCTGCATCATCATTAGTGGAGGACAGAAGCAGATCTAAAATACTTGTTTTACAGAAGAACTTACAGAGCTATTATAAAGCAATTTACATCCAAAATGTATTTTTGGGGAATAGGGAGAAGCCTAGCTTTGTTTTTTGTAGTACCATAATAAAAGCTTGGAACACAAATAGTTTGGTTTTCCTCATAAATTATTTGCAGCTTAAACAGTATAAACTCATGCTGTTCCACAAACAAGGCAGTGAACTAGAgagaaagcagaagggaaaactgaaaaatgattttttttcctttgttcaacTTAAGAAATACTAATGGTAAATTTATAGCTTGGAGATTGAGGACATTGCAGTGATTAATAATTTTggtgattaaaaaaatctttctagaACAAAATTTTAGAATTATTTGGATGGCTCTCACAAAGAGAAGTGCTGTTCTAGTGAACCTAACACTCCTTCAAGTAGGGAAGGCAGTTACAAAGATCTACCAGGTAAAGAGGCAATTTGTCTACAAGTATTTCTATAAAGACTGATTTGACTGGCACAATCTCCCAGGATAACTTAGCCAAATTCCCAGCTGAGATCAAGAATAGGAAGCAATGTTTAGTGGCATCTAAAGGAGTATAGCATTGGACTCTATGGATGCTCATAGTTAGACCACACAAGCAGAACAACTGGTATATGCAATAGTCCTTTAATTCACTATTCCTCTAATGTCTGCTCCTTACATCAAACTTCCAGATTGCTTAACAGATTTAATCACTTTCTACACTACTACTAAATGTATATCATCTTCAAAATATAATGATGGTTACTACTTTTCACTGGCACTGTATGTAATGAACACCTCTTTCTCCAGATTAGTAGGAATTTACATACGTGGACAACAGTCAGCAATTTTCCACATGACTTAAACCTCCTGAACAAAGAAGGAAGAGAGCTATGTATTTTTGTGTCATAGGAACTGAAAGTATCTGGGTTCACTGTCCCCTGTATTGAACAATGCTTCTGCTAAGtcaatatttttaaagagaaatggtTGTTCCAAAAACCAGTGTGGAAATAAAGAATTTGAAACTTGAGCAGgtcacaattatttttttccccaataactGGTCTGCAAGATATTCCTGAAGTGAGAAACTATGTgagacaaaaaggaagaaatcaaTCTTTGAGATACCaaggataaaaataaattttccagAAATATATTAATAGATCAATAGAAATGCTGCACTGTTTCTCAGTGGAAAGGAACAATTAATTAAATTCAATGACAAGAAAGCCAAAGTGATGATGCACCATCTCTCACTAAAAGGTTAACTATGAACAAGTGTCTTGCATTGTTACCTGTGAGAAATAAGATCTCAGCCAGGAACTGCTTGGAGACTACTAATTGGCTGAACTTGTTGATCATCACAGTGAAATACTCGAAAACCTGACTGAACAGATTTCTTACCGTTAGCAATCGTCCTTGAGTGCTTTCAGGGGATGGACAAGACACTGTAGGACtggaaaaagacaaacaaaatatATGAGAGCTGTTTGCAGAATGCAAATATGTGTCCCAGGTAAAATAATCTCATCTCCATTTCCCTGGTAGACAAAGCCTTAGGAAATGGCCAGCAGAATAAAACTACGTGCTGCCTGGCATGGAGTGAAAGTTTCCTCATGGAACACTTTCAATAAGAGGCTAGGTAAATGTAAAACCCCTATTTGAAGGGCCACTGGAGTAACTGGTTGTATTTTAAGCAGGTACATGGACTAGATTATTACCTGAGATCCTTTCCCGCCCTGTTTCTCAGTGATTCTTGTGCTCCATAGAACTGAACAAGTACAGAAGTTACTGTGGTTTCACAGTCTTAATTATTGTGTTATTCTGCGGAAATGATCTTTACTGTAGCTGTTGCTGCATACGCAGTGAATGACCAGGCTACATTCACTCCGTAGAGATGTCTACCCTGTGCATGTAAAATTTATGTAAACAATGAAAGATTAACACTGCTTTGAAGTTACTTTATGGCTTGTGACACACACATCAATGCCCTTTCAAAACTTTGGAGACAGTCCACCAAGAGACAATTCCATTATTTACACAACAGAATTTAAAAATCTTGAAATGACGCAGCCTCTTTTGAATTTTACTTGTTTTACTTAACAGGCCTCTCATCATAAAAGCATTTTTGGCCAGCACACTAATAATCATTCAAGTAAAAGACTGATTTAAAACATCTGATTTTCTTTTCACAACCACCTGTTGCAATGGTGCAACATACTGACAAACCAGTGTATAATTCACAGTACCCAAGGCTGAAGTACCTACTCTTTTTTCATCCAGATTTTAAAACCCCGGTGCAAAGCTAATTCTCCAGgcacttctgctgctgttgcacACTCATATTCCCATCACCCCTGTTTCAGGCCCCTATAACAGGCTGAAGTAGTAAAAATATGGCCAAAGagctcaaaataaaaccaaaaggtACATGCCAGGAGTGcaataaaaatcactgaaaaaacCTCATTCAACAGGTAAGAACTTACATTTTTTATTATCCTGCTTTTCTAGTTTGTGTCAAAGGTTTCTCAGAGCCATCCAATATTGAATTTTCATGAAAAAATAATAACAGTATGAGATACAAGtgaaaacataagaaaacagacaaaatctGTTTATTGTGAATGGTGGAATGCTAAATTCTGGAACAAGGAGAACAGAGAAGTTGAAAATAAAATTCTAACAGCTAAACCATGAAAAGGTGTAATAAGTGTCAGAAGTTCTTCGCAGCTATGGTGAGAGAAGGAGTTGGTGGTGTATTTCAAAAAAAGGCTGATGGTTTTGGAAGCCAGGCAAGCGTGTAGCAGCCAAGTATGTATCTCAAAGGGTTTGTAGGATGCAGAAGACCTGCAAATGCAGCGGAAGCTGAGCTACACTTTGTTCTTCAGCCCTCGCCCATCATCAGTTCCCGACTTGCATGAGTTGACCAAGGGCCTCCCGCTCCCACGACCTGGTTCTGTCCGAGCATCCAGCCTTGCCTATCGCCAGTGCGACACCGAGCGTGAAGCAGGGGCTGCAAAGCTCTTCCGCGGAAACGCCAGCCCCAGTTGGTCTCAGAGAACGGAAAAGCTTCGTTCCAGCTCAGGCTGGCCCCGGTGTGGGGTCGATCCCAGGCCACCGTGTCCCCTGAAGGCGATGCGGGCCGGGAGGGAGCGCGctgccggggcggcggcgggagggcacgtcccacaggtgctgtcggGCAGCGCGTAGCGgtcgctccccctcccctccgcctccccccgccgcgggggcgGACCCAGGCCCAGCCCCGCGCGGGGGCCGggtcgccgccgccgccccctggCGGAGCAGCCGGCCGTGCCGCGCCGGGCagtgccgggccgggccgcgccgggagccgccggAGCTGGAACTGGTACCGGTGTCGGTGCCGCGGCCGCGCCCGCCGCTGCTGGGGGAGGCGGTGCCCGCGCCGCGCCCccgcgccccgcccgcccccggcagcagcagcagcggcagcggcagcctcagcacctccgccagctcctccGAGAGCTCCAGCGGCAGCACCATGGACCTCTCCTTCATGGCCGCGCAGGTGGGGCGCGGCGCCGGGACGGGACGGATGGCCCCGGGGGCAGCGGCGCGGCACGCGGCATCGCTCGCCTCTCCCACTCGATTCTTCCCCGCTTCAAAGTTGCGGCGGTGCAGCttggggagggaatggggggtggaaataaaaaatataaggaaaaaagggaaaaaagagaccaTCTGGAATTGGAGGCACTGCGTGAGAAGTTGCCGGGCGCAGGTCGGGGCGCAGCACCTGTTagtgccgggcggcggggcccagCCCGGCCCCTGCCCGCTCCCCGCTGCCCGGCGTTCACTGGTGCGGGTGCGCTGTCCGCAGGCTGGGGACGGGGGAGGCAGCATCTTTCCTTTCCTCGAAGGCAGGCTGGAAATGGAAATCGGAGATTTGATTTTTCGGTTCTTTTCCTCCCTTCCGTACTGCGTTTGTACGTGCATCTGTGTTTTAATGGGTTGTCTTTGCACACAGAATCTAGCTTGGCATGTACAGAAATACTCTTCTGTTTGTATGAACAAATCGTTTAAATTGCAGCTAAGTTCTGGACTTCAACTCAGGGCATGATCATGGGTATTGGTGTTCAATgtattgatgcttaatatactgagAAGTGTGTAATGGCTATAAGCCACCCAAAGCCAAGAATTGTAGAAATCCAGGAGAATAAGGTTTTTAAACAGATGAACAGTGCTATGCTTCAGGaaaagtcacacacacacaacatcCATTTCATGTTTTTCCAGGATAATTTCTTCTGTTCATGCAGATACCTGACTGTATGTATGTAATTAGTTgttctgggggttttttttatgttcaAGGATGATTTGTATCTGAGTTTGCTCTTTTGCCAAAGAACATCACCCACTACTTGGAGGTGGAGTAGGGACCAGGGAGGCCTTTCTGTACTGTTGCTGCCTAAGCACTGATTTCAGCTGGAGGTGGTTTGTGTAAATCCAATCTGATTCTTGCTATGTTGTTCTGTTTCATTAATGCGACAGCTGTTTTCTCTTGTTCCCTTCCTAAAGTCTACTTCTGAGGGCCTCTCAGGTTCCGCCTTTCTGAAGGTAGCTGTGGGCTGTTCAAGAATCTATTTCAGTTAGAGATATTTCtaagaatattttttaagaaaatccaCAAGGGAGGGGATAAAATAATAACTTCTACTAATTTGAGGTCGTCCTGGTAACTGGAGTATTCAAAGGAAATTCTGCATGTAACAAATCATGTTCCTAAGGTCCTTCTCAGAGTGAGCTCCCTGTGTCATCTTTTGTTCCTAAGCACTGAGTTGAAG
It encodes:
- the C5H14orf132 gene encoding uncharacterized protein C14orf132 homolog → MQRKLSYTLFFSPRPSSVPDLHELTKGLPLPRPGSVRASSLAYRQCDTEREAGAAKLFRGNASPSWRCGPGGSALPGRRREGTSHRCCRAARSGRSPSPPPPPAAGADPGPAPRGGRVAAAAPWRSSRPCRAGQCRAGPRREPPELELVPVSVPRPRPPLLGEAVPAPRPRAPPAPGSSSSGSGSLSTSASSSESSSGSTMDLSFMAAQLPVMGGAFMDSPNEDFSTEYSLFNSSANVHAASSMQNPPEETSRSSNDAILLWIAIIATIGNIVVVGVVYAFTF